The genomic window ATCTTCTGgggaaataatttcatttcattaaggTAGCACTGAGCTACTTGCGCCAGAAACATAGATTGTTCATCTAGCTTTTTGTTGTACTGGGTTGGGTTCAAGTTGAAAATTTCCAAAGTAGTTTCAAAATGGGCAAGTTGTTGATGAAACTCTTCTTTATAAGAATCGGGGTCCCTCTTGATCAAGTTCTGTAACTGCGTCAAATTATTGGGCAGTTGATTGTTGTGCCGCACCATTTTGAATTATTAGCTTTATCACTTATATGAACACTAAAAACGTACAATTACTTCTTCATTTCACTATAAATACGTCGCAGTTTACCACCACCGTGGTACCAGTTGACAATAATTATAACCTCAACAATGCAACCGACAATCACATGCCTTCGCCGTCATAAATgtcaaaaaagtaaatataccgACGATATTCTCATAATGTTTACTGatcaaatatattaaaataatatgtgcaaattatttacatttataccAAAGCATCTCTTAAATCAATGAATAAATGGTTAGTTAGCTATTCGTAACAACAATAAATGGATTTGATTTGATTCGTTTTGGTTTTGTATTAGTGACTGTAAGGGAAGAGACGGTAAGACGACCAGTGCCAAGACTTTCATTTTCTTTCAAAGTGAGTTAGTTcgtaaaagtgttttatttgtaagaaaataagTGATGTCTGGCGGCACAAGGATCGATCatattctaaaatataaagtgtaaaaataaatcaccaaaatcatattttttgtaggtacggTCTTGCCACTAAAATATAACTGATAGGTCTAATTAAAAAAGTTGTGTCAATTGTGTCATGTCAATCAGCCACGTCATTTTTGCTTGAATGGTAGAGTGTACGCGGCGTAACTGAGATAAGCATTTCTgtgaaaaatgaatattttccgTTTACTTGGTGATTTATCCCATCTCCTagctattataatattactactCAAAATATGGAAAACCAGATCATGTGCGGGTAAGTTACATGGCCACTGAAACGATTCTATCAACCGGCACATTGATGTGCATTTTCCAATTACAACTATTTGGATTTGGTTTTCGTTTTCAGGCATATCTGGAAAGTCTCAGATACTTTTCTCCGTTGTGTACACGGCGCGTTACTTGGATCTGCTAACCAATTACATCTCGGCGTACAATACGTTCATGAAGATGGTATTCATAATGGCCTCATACGCCACTGTTTACCTGATGTATGTCAAGTTCAAAGCGACGTATGACCACAACCACGACACATTCAGGATTGAGTTCTTGTTGATACCCACATTGGTTATGGCGCTGTTGATAAACCATGAATTCACAGTTATGGAGGTTAGTGTATTTTTGTTGATTAAGATTTATGAGCTTCAACTATGTAACACTGCTATATACATTATGTAGAGTGGGCTGtagattacattttataatgtaTAGAGCATGACATAAGGCAGTACTTGGATGGTGTAAACTGTATAAATATTGCAGATACAGTTGATTTTATCTGATTTTGCCTTTAGTTTTATCTGACTGTTAATTATAATAAGATTGTTATCAAAATTTTCAGGTACTATGGACATTCTCAATTTATTTGGAATCTGTGGCTATCTTACCGCAATTGTTCCTGGTGTCAAAAACTGGAGAGGCTGAAAGTATTACATCCCATTATCTGTTTGCTCTTGGATCTTACAGAGCTCTGTATCTCTTGAACTGGGTAagacaattaaattattacataaaaaatatatgtttgttgtTAAGCAGAATTTTATGGTCACTCACTGTGATAAGAAGTGTCAATCTTATCTAATTTGTTTTGTCTCTTTTGTATATTCAGTTTGGGACTTATTATACTGGTATATTTGgtgtaaaatttaaataacaatcaattttaattaacctTATGTATCATAATATCAAATGAATCCAAGTTACGATTAAATGAAATGACTCATGTTggttgttattaaataaaaatgaatgttgTAATGTATTCTCAACAAAAGAACAACAGGTTTTTTTCAACATGTATTATTCACAAGttacatataattttcttttatttttactacacagtagaattttgttgaaattgaTAGCAttactattaaattattatcttgttCACTTGAAAATAATTGGAACAACCAATCTATGTTTAAGCAAGTCATTATCACCTTTTGACAAGACATAATGCAGTATCTATACTTTTAATATGACTTTATACTTCTACTacactgtaatttattttaaaaatatgtttcttcataatattttagttcattttaaaatatgttaaaagtaaattattttgcaCCAATCTACTTTGTTCTACAGGAAAAAGCCACCACAGTATATTATGCCCTTATATGTTAATGTGATGCTATTGTCCAATTTCAGGTATACCGCTATGTTGTAGAAGACCACTATGAGCTGATTGCTATTATATCTGGTGTTGTACAAACTGTACTATACTGTGATTTCTTCTATCTCTACATAACAAAAggtaataatttgattttgtacTGCTTCTTTCAATCATAAGCTTGACAAAAAACTTCCTTGACTGCACATGAATGATACCTTACAATGAGTGCCTGATATTATCCAATTAGttatagacataatattagtatgtatgcactaaaatatgtttttgtttgttctagTATTGAAAGGAAAGAAGCTGCAGTTGCCTGCTTAAGCGACAATTGGCAAGAGGATTGCTTTAAATCAATCTGACAGTTACGTCTGTGAATATATTTGTGTGAGCCAATAAATTACCTAAGATCTAGTTGTACAAACATTACCG from Helicoverpa armigera isolate CAAS_96S chromosome 2, ASM3070526v1, whole genome shotgun sequence includes these protein-coding regions:
- the Kdelr gene encoding ER lumen protein-retaining receptor, which gives rise to MNIFRLLGDLSHLLAIIILLLKIWKTRSCAGISGKSQILFSVVYTARYLDLLTNYISAYNTFMKMVFIMASYATVYLMYVKFKATYDHNHDTFRIEFLLIPTLVMALLINHEFTVMEVLWTFSIYLESVAILPQLFLVSKTGEAESITSHYLFALGSYRALYLLNWVYRYVVEDHYELIAIISGVVQTVLYCDFFYLYITKVLKGKKLQLPA